From a region of the Panthera uncia isolate 11264 chromosome B1, Puncia_PCG_1.0, whole genome shotgun sequence genome:
- the R3HCC1 gene encoding R3H and coiled-coil domain-containing protein 1 isoform X2, producing the protein MAHMEANQALPPVTLALLCLDGVFLSSAENDFVHRIQEELDRFLLQKQLSKVLLFPPLSSRLRYLIHRTAENFDLLSSFSVGEGWRRRTVICHLDIRLPSSDGLSGPCHPPASQPSKHRGPRPTSNQGAPAGPRGARAGRWHRGRKPDQALYVPRVLRRQEEWVPPSTQGLKGDAPAGGLLEEPGNVGAEDLNSDQDLPVLTTQAPEDLEGPDQRCDNEQLLDLVGIESPQPESHSGTGHGLEMATQLGSSLRLDSEEANGSEVEKSLAEEEEAELEELGLGSCSEDDYSELLQEITDNLTEKEIQVEKIHVDTSSFMEELPGEKDFAHVVEIYDFEPTLKTEDLLAAFSEFQEKGLKIQWVDDTHALGVFPCLASAAEALTKDFSVLKIRPLTQGTKQSKLKALQRPKLLHLAKARPQTNTAVARRLVARALGLQHKKKERPAVESSTSLRP; encoded by the exons gctctccCACCTGTCACCCTGGCCCTTCTTTGCTTGGACGGCGTCTTCCTCTCCTCCGCCGAGAATGACTTTGTGCACCGCATCCAGGAGGAACTGGACCGTTTTCTGCTGCAGAAGCAGCTGTCAAA ggTACTTCTTTTCCCCCCACTCTCCAGTCGCCTCCGGTACCTGATccacaggacagcagagaattttGATCTTCTGAGCAGCTTCTCTGttggggagggctggaggagaagGACAGTCATCTGTCACTTGGATATCAG gTTACCCAGTTCAGATGGGCTCTCTGGCCCCTgccaccctcctgcctcccagcctaGCAAGCACCGAGGACCTCGGCCCACCTCAAACCAAGGAGCACCTGCTGGTCCTCGGGGGGCGCGGGCTGGCCGGTGGCATCGTGGACGCAAACCAGACCAGGCTTTGTATGTGCCCCGAGTACTGCGCAGGCAAGAAGAATGGGTACCACCCTCTACCCAAGGGCTCAAGGGAGATGCTCCAGCTGGTGGGCTCCTGGAAGAGCCTGGAAATGTTGGTGCTGAGGACCTCAACTCTGATCAGGACCTccctgtgttgacaactcaggcACCTGAGGACCTAGAGGGCCCAGACCAACGCTGTGACAATGAACAGCTACTGGACCTAGTTGGCATTGAGTCCCCACAGCCCGAGAGCCACTCAGGGACAGGACATGGGTTGGAGATGGCCACACAACTTGGGTCCAGTCTGAGGCTGGACTCAGAAGAGGCGAATGGGAGTGAGGTGGAGAAGAGcctggcagaggaggaagaagcagaGTTGGAAGAGTTGGGGCTTGGCAGCTGCTCCGAGGATGATTACAGTGAGCTGCTACAGGAG ATAACAGACAACCTGACTGAGAAGGAGATTCAGGTAGAGAAGATCCATGTGGACACATCCTCCTTCATGGAGGAGCTGCCTGGAGAAAAGGATTTTGCCCACGTGGTGGAGATCTACGACTTTGAGCCGACACTCAAGACTGAGGACCTGCTGGCAGCATTTTCCGAGTTCCA GGAGAAGGGGCTCAAGATTCAGTGGGTAGATGACACGCACGCGCTCGGTGTCTTTCCCTGCCTGGCCTCAG cCGCTGAAGCCCTGACCAAGGATTTCTCTGTGCTCAAGATCCGGCCCCTTACGCAGGGAACCAAGCAGTCAAAGCTGAAAGCCTTGCAGAGGCCAA AGCTCCTGCATCTGGCGAAGGCGAGACCACAGACAAATACAGCGGTGGCCAGGAGGCTGGTGGCCCGGGCCCTGGGGCTCCAACACAAGAAGAAAGAGCGGCCTGCGGTCGAGTCTTCTACCTCCCTGAGGCCCTGA
- the R3HCC1 gene encoding R3H and coiled-coil domain-containing protein 1 isoform X1: MAHMEANQALPPVTLALLCLDGVFLSSAENDFVHRIQEELDRFLLQKQLSKVLLFPPLSSRLRYLIHRTAENFDLLSSFSVGEGWRRRTVICHLDIRLPSSDGLSGPCHPPASQPSKHRGPRPTSNQGAPAGPRGARAGRWHRGRKPDQALYVPRVLRRQEEWVPPSTQGLKGDAPAGGLLEEPGNVGAEDLNSDQDLPVLTTQAPEDLEGPDQRCDNEQLLDLVGIESPQPESHSGTGHGLEMATQLGSSLRLDSEEANGSEVEKSLAEEEEAELEELGLGSCSEDDYSELLQEGAISQITDNLTEKEIQVEKIHVDTSSFMEELPGEKDFAHVVEIYDFEPTLKTEDLLAAFSEFQEKGLKIQWVDDTHALGVFPCLASAAEALTKDFSVLKIRPLTQGTKQSKLKALQRPKLLHLAKARPQTNTAVARRLVARALGLQHKKKERPAVESSTSLRP, translated from the exons gctctccCACCTGTCACCCTGGCCCTTCTTTGCTTGGACGGCGTCTTCCTCTCCTCCGCCGAGAATGACTTTGTGCACCGCATCCAGGAGGAACTGGACCGTTTTCTGCTGCAGAAGCAGCTGTCAAA ggTACTTCTTTTCCCCCCACTCTCCAGTCGCCTCCGGTACCTGATccacaggacagcagagaattttGATCTTCTGAGCAGCTTCTCTGttggggagggctggaggagaagGACAGTCATCTGTCACTTGGATATCAG gTTACCCAGTTCAGATGGGCTCTCTGGCCCCTgccaccctcctgcctcccagcctaGCAAGCACCGAGGACCTCGGCCCACCTCAAACCAAGGAGCACCTGCTGGTCCTCGGGGGGCGCGGGCTGGCCGGTGGCATCGTGGACGCAAACCAGACCAGGCTTTGTATGTGCCCCGAGTACTGCGCAGGCAAGAAGAATGGGTACCACCCTCTACCCAAGGGCTCAAGGGAGATGCTCCAGCTGGTGGGCTCCTGGAAGAGCCTGGAAATGTTGGTGCTGAGGACCTCAACTCTGATCAGGACCTccctgtgttgacaactcaggcACCTGAGGACCTAGAGGGCCCAGACCAACGCTGTGACAATGAACAGCTACTGGACCTAGTTGGCATTGAGTCCCCACAGCCCGAGAGCCACTCAGGGACAGGACATGGGTTGGAGATGGCCACACAACTTGGGTCCAGTCTGAGGCTGGACTCAGAAGAGGCGAATGGGAGTGAGGTGGAGAAGAGcctggcagaggaggaagaagcagaGTTGGAAGAGTTGGGGCTTGGCAGCTGCTCCGAGGATGATTACAGTGAGCTGCTACAGGAG GGTGCGATCTCCCAGATAACAGACAACCTGACTGAGAAGGAGATTCAGGTAGAGAAGATCCATGTGGACACATCCTCCTTCATGGAGGAGCTGCCTGGAGAAAAGGATTTTGCCCACGTGGTGGAGATCTACGACTTTGAGCCGACACTCAAGACTGAGGACCTGCTGGCAGCATTTTCCGAGTTCCA GGAGAAGGGGCTCAAGATTCAGTGGGTAGATGACACGCACGCGCTCGGTGTCTTTCCCTGCCTGGCCTCAG cCGCTGAAGCCCTGACCAAGGATTTCTCTGTGCTCAAGATCCGGCCCCTTACGCAGGGAACCAAGCAGTCAAAGCTGAAAGCCTTGCAGAGGCCAA AGCTCCTGCATCTGGCGAAGGCGAGACCACAGACAAATACAGCGGTGGCCAGGAGGCTGGTGGCCCGGGCCCTGGGGCTCCAACACAAGAAGAAAGAGCGGCCTGCGGTCGAGTCTTCTACCTCCCTGAGGCCCTGA